The Pseudomonas eucalypticola genome has a window encoding:
- a CDS encoding tRNA-(ms[2]io[6]A)-hydroxylase has translation MLSEIHEFLGCRTPQAWVDAALADQETMLVDHKNCEFKAASTALSLIAKYCTHADLINMMSRLAREELVHHEQVIRLMKKRKIELRPLSAGRYASGLRKVVRNHEPVKLVDTLVVGAFIEARSCERFEALVPHLDEELGAFYHGLLKSEARHYQGYLKLAHQYGEAEDIARTVEKVRAVEADLILSPDAEFRFHSGVPAA, from the coding sequence ATGCTGTCTGAAATCCATGAGTTCCTCGGTTGCAGGACGCCGCAGGCCTGGGTCGACGCGGCCCTGGCCGACCAGGAAACCATGCTCGTGGACCACAAGAACTGCGAGTTCAAGGCCGCCAGCACGGCATTGAGCCTGATTGCCAAATACTGCACACACGCCGACCTGATCAACATGATGTCGCGCCTGGCCCGCGAGGAGCTGGTGCACCACGAGCAGGTCATCCGCTTGATGAAAAAGCGCAAGATCGAGCTGCGTCCACTGTCGGCTGGCCGCTACGCGTCGGGCCTGCGCAAGGTGGTGCGCAACCATGAACCGGTCAAGCTGGTGGACACCCTGGTGGTGGGCGCCTTCATCGAAGCGCGCAGTTGCGAGCGTTTCGAGGCCCTGGTGCCGCACCTGGACGAAGAACTGGGGGCGTTCTACCACGGGCTGCTCAAGAGTGAGGCGCGGCACTATCAGGGTTACCTGAAGCTGGCGCATCAGTATGGCGAGGCCGAGGATATCGCCCGCACCGTGGAGAAGGTGCGGGCGGTGGAAGCTGACTTGATCCTCAGTCCTGACGCGGAATTCCGCTTTCACAGCGGCGTGCCCGCCGCCTGA
- a CDS encoding MarR family winged helix-turn-helix transcriptional regulator, translating to MKHFTPENFRTCTIGLLLGRASSVKDRILDTHLVAEGVTAAQFKVLIIIEQFDVDRPAELCRYLSLDSGSMTRMLDRLEQKGFISRRPCADDRRQVRVSLTPAGLELAGKLPVVGAEAMNELVGVLAPDELENLERILTKVLLAAGDTLTALRVGAK from the coding sequence ATGAAACATTTCACTCCGGAAAATTTCCGTACCTGCACCATCGGCCTGCTGCTGGGCCGGGCTTCGTCCGTTAAAGACCGCATCCTGGACACCCACTTGGTGGCCGAAGGGGTGACCGCGGCGCAGTTCAAGGTGCTGATCATCATCGAACAGTTTGATGTCGACCGGCCGGCTGAGCTGTGCCGCTACCTGTCGCTGGACAGCGGCTCGATGACGCGCATGCTCGACCGCCTGGAACAAAAGGGCTTCATCAGCCGTCGACCTTGTGCCGATGACCGCCGACAGGTGCGCGTGAGCCTCACCCCCGCCGGCCTGGAATTGGCGGGCAAGCTGCCGGTAGTGGGCGCCGAGGCCATGAACGAACTGGTGGGCGTGCTGGCACCGGACGAACTGGAAAATCTGGAACGAATCTTAACCAAAGTATTGCTGGCGGCAGGGGACACCCTCACCGCCTTGCGGGTAGGTGCTAAATGA
- a CDS encoding efflux transporter outer membrane subunit — MSGNSLRNRFSLVFLAMSLAGCANFHGLDTSGVATDAKTLHADATLKGVTLSPAAWPRADWWKSLGDDQLDGLIREALRDSPDMQVAAARAHQADAAAYAADAARMPTLDAQAGVTRERLPKVQDPQGIGGLYATVRQADLSFNYNFDLWGGQRDAWEAALGQARAAEVDRQAAALTLAADVARAYSNLGQAYIMYDLAQDDLKRTQQMLELGQRRLTAGIDSDYQFQQTESLAASSQASAEDASKRLQSAKIALAVLLGKGPDRANDIARPKVLQPAAVALPSVLPAELLGRRPDLVAARWRVEAASKDVAASKTRFYPNLNLSAAAGTQSLLGDALFGSASKFFNIAPTVSLPIFDGGRLRASLDATDADYDLAVAQYNKSLVKALGDVSDAINQLHAIDLQIKAQQRAASIAKQSFDTGTLRYGSGIGNYVDVLTIEQQLLQAQRQLASLNAEQIDLSIQLMQALGGGYQGEDVAQAATPSAHATQTE; from the coding sequence ATGAGCGGCAATTCTTTACGCAACCGGTTCAGCCTGGTGTTCCTGGCCATGAGCCTGGCCGGCTGCGCCAATTTCCACGGCCTCGATACCTCGGGCGTCGCCACTGATGCAAAAACCCTTCACGCCGACGCCACGCTCAAGGGCGTGACCCTGTCGCCGGCCGCATGGCCGCGGGCCGATTGGTGGAAGAGCCTGGGCGATGACCAGCTCGACGGCCTGATTCGCGAAGCATTGCGCGACAGCCCCGACATGCAGGTGGCCGCGGCCCGTGCCCACCAGGCCGACGCCGCCGCTTACGCCGCCGATGCCGCGCGCATGCCCACCCTGGATGCCCAGGCCGGCGTGACCCGCGAGCGCCTGCCCAAAGTGCAGGACCCGCAAGGCATCGGCGGCCTGTATGCCACCGTGCGCCAGGCGGACCTGTCGTTCAACTACAACTTCGACCTGTGGGGCGGTCAACGTGACGCCTGGGAAGCGGCCCTGGGCCAGGCCCGTGCCGCCGAAGTGGACCGCCAGGCCGCGGCCTTGACCCTGGCCGCCGACGTCGCCCGTGCCTACAGCAACCTGGGCCAGGCCTACATCATGTACGACCTGGCCCAGGACGACCTCAAGCGCACCCAGCAGATGCTCGAACTGGGCCAGCGACGCCTGACGGCGGGTATCGACAGCGACTATCAGTTCCAGCAAACCGAAAGCCTGGCCGCCAGCTCCCAGGCGTCGGCCGAAGACGCCAGCAAGCGCTTGCAGAGCGCCAAGATCGCCCTGGCCGTGCTGCTGGGCAAAGGTCCGGACCGGGCTAACGACATCGCTCGCCCCAAGGTGTTGCAACCTGCCGCCGTGGCGTTGCCATCGGTGCTGCCCGCCGAACTGCTGGGCCGTCGCCCCGACCTGGTGGCTGCCCGCTGGCGCGTGGAAGCGGCGAGCAAGGACGTTGCCGCGAGCAAGACGCGGTTCTACCCCAACCTCAACCTGAGCGCCGCCGCCGGCACCCAGTCGCTGTTGGGTGATGCCCTGTTCGGCAGCGCCAGCAAGTTCTTCAACATCGCCCCCACGGTGTCGCTGCCGATCTTCGACGGCGGCCGCCTGCGCGCCAGCCTCGACGCCACCGACGCCGACTACGACCTGGCCGTGGCGCAGTACAACAAGAGCCTGGTGAAGGCCCTCGGCGATGTCAGCGATGCGATCAACCAATTGCACGCCATCGACCTGCAGATCAAGGCCCAGCAGCGCGCGGCCAGCATCGCCAAGCAGTCCTTCGACACCGGCACCCTGCGCTATGGCTCGGGTATCGGCAACTACGTGGACGTGCTGACCATCGAACAGCAACTGCTGCAGGCACAACGACAACTGGCCAGTCTCAACGCCGAACAGATCGACCTGTCGATCCAGTTGATGCAGGCCCTGGGCGGTGGTTATCAGGGTGAAGACGTCGCCCAGGCCGCCACCCCTTCCGCACACGCAACGCAGACTGAATAA
- a CDS encoding efflux RND transporter periplasmic adaptor subunit, with product MATASATHAPDKAPQSDTPNAGNPRKRKVLLFLLLLVVILGGLGVWGWYELYGRWNESTDDAYVNGNVVEITPLVTGTVTSIGADDGDLVHAGQVLLEFDPADAKVNLQSAQANLAKAVRQVRGLYSNVDGAKAQLLSRQTDLKKAQDNYDRRRTLAAGGAISQEELSHARDDLNAAQAAVANAQQALKSNTALVDDTTVATHPEVMAAAAQLRQAYLANARTTLIAPVTGYVAKRTVQLGQRIQPGTATMAVIPLDQVWIDANFKETQLSKMRIGQPVDITADLYGSDVKFRGTVDSLGAGTGSAFALLPAQNATGNWIKIVQRVPVRIHLNPDELSQHPLRIGLSTVVDVNLHDQSGPVLAQQPPQKASFSTQVYDRQLGEADEMISRLIHDNSVGAGNTAQR from the coding sequence ATGGCTACTGCCTCCGCTACACATGCACCGGACAAGGCTCCGCAATCGGACACCCCCAACGCCGGCAACCCGCGCAAGCGCAAAGTACTGCTGTTCCTTCTGTTGCTGGTGGTGATCCTGGGTGGCCTCGGCGTATGGGGCTGGTACGAATTGTACGGCCGCTGGAATGAAAGCACCGACGACGCCTATGTGAATGGCAACGTGGTGGAAATCACCCCGCTGGTCACCGGGACCGTCACCAGCATCGGTGCCGATGACGGTGACCTGGTGCATGCCGGGCAAGTGCTGCTGGAGTTCGACCCGGCCGACGCCAAGGTCAACCTGCAAAGCGCTCAGGCCAACCTGGCCAAGGCCGTGCGCCAGGTGCGCGGCCTGTACAGCAACGTCGACGGCGCCAAGGCGCAGTTGCTGTCGCGCCAGACCGACCTGAAGAAGGCCCAGGACAACTACGACCGCCGTCGTACCCTGGCCGCCGGCGGGGCGATTTCCCAGGAAGAGCTGTCCCATGCCCGTGACGACCTGAACGCCGCCCAGGCCGCGGTCGCCAACGCTCAGCAAGCCCTGAAGAGCAATACCGCCCTGGTGGATGACACCACCGTGGCCACCCACCCCGAAGTGATGGCTGCCGCGGCGCAACTGCGCCAGGCCTACCTGGCCAATGCCCGCACCACGCTGATCGCGCCGGTGACCGGCTACGTGGCCAAGCGTACCGTGCAACTGGGCCAGCGTATCCAGCCAGGGACCGCGACCATGGCGGTCATTCCCCTGGATCAGGTGTGGATCGACGCCAACTTCAAGGAAACCCAGCTGAGCAAGATGCGCATCGGCCAGCCGGTGGATATCACCGCCGACCTGTATGGCAGCGACGTCAAGTTCCGCGGCACCGTGGACAGCCTCGGCGCCGGTACCGGCAGTGCCTTTGCGTTGCTGCCCGCGCAGAACGCCACCGGTAACTGGATCAAGATCGTTCAGCGGGTGCCGGTGCGTATCCACCTCAACCCCGACGAACTCAGCCAGCACCCGCTGCGCATCGGCCTGTCCACCGTGGTCGATGTCAACCTGCACGACCAGAGCGGCCCGGTACTGGCCCAGCAGCCGCCGCAGAAAGCGTCGTTCAGCACCCAGGTCTACGACCGCCAACTGGGTGAGGCCGATGAGATGATCAGCCGCCTGATCCACGACAACAGCGTCGGCGCCGGCAATACCGCCCAACGTTGA
- a CDS encoding DHA2 family efflux MFS transporter permease subunit — MSNASFKPPSLLLSTIGLSLATFMQVLDTTIANVALPTISGNLGVSSEQGTWVITSFAVSNAIALPLTGWLSRRFGEVKLFLWATILFVLASFLCGISTSMPELVGFRVLQGVVAGPLYPMTQTLLIAVYPPAKRGMALALLAMVTVVAPIAGPILGGWITDSYSWPWIFFINVPIGIFACLVVRQQLAARPVVTSRQPMDYVGLIALIIGVGALQIVLDKGNDADWFESNFIIIGAVISAIALAFFVIWELTDEHPVVNLKLFKYRNFRFGTIVLILGYSGFFGINLILPQWLQTQLGYTATWAGLAVAPLGILPVLMSPFVGKYATRFDLRILAGLAFLAIGTSCFMRAGFTNEVDFNHVALVQMFMGIGVALFFMPTLTILLSDLPPAQIADGSGLATFLRTLGGSFAASLTTWIWIRRADQHHAYLTESITPYDPATQHAIQQMGGAGLKTYQQLDGIVEAQAYMLSTVDYFTLLGWMFMGLILIVWLAKPPFSAKAGPEAAGH; from the coding sequence ATGAGCAACGCTTCCTTCAAGCCGCCCAGCCTGCTGCTCAGCACCATCGGCCTGTCGCTGGCGACTTTCATGCAGGTGCTCGACACCACCATCGCCAACGTGGCGCTGCCGACCATTTCCGGCAACCTGGGGGTCAGCTCCGAGCAGGGCACCTGGGTCATCACCTCGTTCGCGGTGAGCAACGCCATTGCCTTGCCACTGACCGGTTGGTTGAGCCGACGCTTCGGCGAGGTGAAGCTGTTCCTGTGGGCCACCATCCTGTTCGTGCTGGCGTCGTTCCTGTGCGGTATTTCCACCTCGATGCCAGAACTGGTGGGCTTCCGCGTGCTCCAGGGCGTGGTGGCCGGGCCACTGTACCCCATGACCCAGACATTGCTGATCGCGGTGTACCCGCCGGCGAAGAGGGGGATGGCACTGGCACTGCTGGCCATGGTGACGGTAGTGGCCCCCATTGCCGGCCCGATTCTGGGGGGCTGGATCACCGACAGCTACAGCTGGCCGTGGATCTTCTTCATCAACGTGCCGATCGGTATCTTCGCCTGCCTGGTGGTGCGCCAGCAGCTGGCGGCGCGGCCGGTGGTCACCAGCCGCCAGCCCATGGACTACGTGGGCCTGATTGCCTTGATCATCGGGGTCGGGGCGTTGCAGATCGTGCTCGACAAGGGCAACGACGCTGACTGGTTCGAGTCCAACTTCATCATTATCGGCGCAGTGATATCGGCCATTGCCCTGGCGTTCTTCGTGATCTGGGAGCTGACCGACGAGCACCCGGTGGTGAACCTGAAGCTGTTCAAGTACCGCAACTTCCGTTTCGGCACCATTGTGCTGATATTGGGTTATTCCGGGTTCTTCGGCATCAACCTGATCCTGCCCCAGTGGTTGCAGACGCAGTTGGGCTACACCGCCACCTGGGCGGGCCTGGCGGTGGCGCCGCTGGGCATACTGCCGGTGCTGATGTCGCCGTTCGTGGGCAAATACGCCACCCGGTTCGACCTGCGGATTCTCGCGGGGCTGGCGTTCCTGGCCATCGGCACCAGTTGCTTCATGCGGGCGGGCTTCACCAATGAGGTGGACTTCAACCATGTGGCGCTGGTGCAGATGTTCATGGGTATCGGGGTGGCGCTGTTCTTCATGCCGACCTTGACCATCCTGCTCTCGGACCTGCCGCCCGCGCAGATCGCCGACGGCTCGGGCCTGGCGACCTTTCTGCGGACCCTGGGCGGCAGCTTCGCCGCCTCGCTGACCACCTGGATCTGGATTCGCCGGGCGGACCAGCACCATGCCTACCTGACGGAAAGCATCACGCCGTACGACCCGGCGACCCAGCATGCGATTCAGCAGATGGGCGGGGCGGGGCTCAAGACCTATCAGCAGTTGGATGGGATTGTCGAGGCGCAGGCCTACATGCTTTCCACCGTCGATTACTTCACGCTGCTGGGCTGGATGTTCATGGGCTTGATTCTGATCGTCTGGCTGGCCAAGCCGCCGTTCAGCGCCAAGGCCGGGCCGGAAGCCGCGGGCCACTGA
- a CDS encoding FadR/GntR family transcriptional regulator, translated as MDYRKPSDRKSMHARIVQDIGMQIVSGRLKPDDKLPAEALLCEEYAVSRPVLREATRVLVAKGLVYSKPRVGTVVKGRRDWHLLDPDVLHWLMQSSPQNEFFALLTSVRAIIEPAAAALAAQHATAEDIAAIGEAYGRMEAAPTPEALLQPDLDFHSRIAEATHNDLLAHLCNMLALALREALKHSNQRPNLHELAMPRHKAILTAIENRDALAARQATLVQLDDARNALGMVLGSALTF; from the coding sequence ATGGACTACCGCAAACCCTCCGACCGCAAAAGCATGCACGCGCGCATCGTCCAGGACATCGGCATGCAGATCGTTTCCGGGCGGCTGAAGCCCGATGACAAGCTGCCCGCCGAGGCGCTGTTGTGCGAGGAATATGCGGTCAGTCGGCCGGTGCTGCGCGAGGCGACCCGCGTGCTGGTGGCCAAGGGCCTGGTGTATTCCAAGCCGCGGGTGGGGACGGTGGTCAAGGGCCGACGCGACTGGCACCTGCTGGACCCTGACGTGCTGCACTGGCTGATGCAAAGCAGCCCGCAGAACGAATTCTTCGCGCTGTTGACCAGCGTACGGGCAATCATCGAGCCGGCCGCCGCGGCCCTGGCGGCGCAGCACGCCACGGCCGAGGATATCGCGGCGATCGGCGAAGCCTATGGGCGCATGGAAGCGGCGCCCACGCCCGAAGCGCTGTTGCAGCCGGACCTGGACTTTCACAGCCGCATCGCCGAAGCCACCCACAACGACCTGCTGGCCCACCTGTGCAACATGCTGGCGCTGGCGCTGCGCGAGGCATTGAAACACTCCAACCAGCGGCCCAACCTGCATGAACTGGCGATGCCGCGGCACAAGGCGATCCTCACGGCGATCGAGAACCGTGATGCCCTGGCGGCCCGCCAGGCCACGCTGGTGCAACTGGACGATGCACGCAACGCGCTGGGGATGGTACTGGGCTCAGCACTGACCTTCTGA